In Fusobacterium hwasookii, a single window of DNA contains:
- a CDS encoding autotransporter domain-containing protein has protein sequence MSWQFGANYMYSKWNGTYKGRGDKTEKYPFEGVFTRSTNVFGRVTSARTADQIATLNSIIAANGGFNPNGNGLNYGLITRAAIIEDPMSIEVSAGIRPKNIQKGAITLNVPPVNVQPPVPSAAPGVPNTPSAPNINIPSFSPVAPKVEAPEIPAPPTFAVVLGADCNTACSGNEQNTKSGFLTSPQNKSKQNIPIRVRYTWPNNRGAEKRYAFKMDLEENLNWGSRPDTMYFNSYNFGYNGLANSEYDNALQVSQDADGDRNNQYFFIGGSRFIEFDNRNSGTYEIPSSKTIHLGGILSLGFVVQDNGITAINSGKITDKSEKDDKWIKEMPTTPGKDYLEIKGPSYDPARHEETVYKIKRSNDGYVGYKVGMAQVEEDGDSGNEFYNKGILEFYGERSIGMYSYLPTHTSQIKLVNKKFIMMSGKESYGMRLNSHTNPTAEMLNDVDGVITLRKNPDGNDRADNSAAMALMADASVNNKVSLDAGKAVNKGKINLQDNISNALGMFVNIDSNMTNQGEINISALAQKDGNGKYKPNVGMRADQVESQYSTAANFDTTVINDKTTGVTGKISLTGQGNIGMLASGKNTTGPNGKGTATAINKGEINIDKGTGAGAVVAKDNYGMLSISEGSVINEVDGKITLGTATGSVGMAALKETNKHSTAENKGIITVNGAKSTGVYNTGHFLMNNPGAEINVKGNQSIGLYAYGTDATHTKTELKQGKVTAANSGVGLYSDKATVNLDNSTGNLKLIANDGGLLFYNYDSGVSGTPVANGKFRLVGSRDITATINNGGYAFYLKNTTIQTNGSITGLAAFFNSMFDNTNSTKKIDITLNPGGTLMILDKPTGGNIKLSSVATASSIASSLGNRVAINNASTRYKVYAVYRGKLEIDQNVNLNNDSTTASPDAFYKVDFRSSTMTLNSGKTVTGTKGGQVALFQGNYDEGGTSKGKVGDISVTNLGTIKLTGNSITTGPAASRKTTTAMAGDFITLTNKGTIEVSGNNGVGIYGAGGSKVTNAQGASITVGQEGVALYGANRLGGSTLGDRTISVTNAGTLKGINGKTKAFGIFAENTLAVNKSTLTNSGTIDFSNSQQSIGIHSVNSTVSNTGKINMGLKGVAVNAKNSNITSSGDITLAGNGIAFNFSGAFTGRTLNLTSKVTLNGNGNSIFNLKDMTFSSSGSSLTENLNIVSNNKSFSYFSMDNSVLTYDKNKTFAGNKVTLVSAKNSTVDWRGNLTLSGQESVAFYLNGRKAGTAPELKTAAGKTITLTGNKSVGAYGVNGARIENNSNITVGANGAAIYSTGAAGTLKNTGILTLGKNSVGMYMKDGASLSHTGQINSTQAGAKGLVINRGTAATCTNNGKINLTGTSSIGIHAEGAAHTIDNRNAITVGNTTGKDQSVAIHLKDGGTVRNFNTIKAGNKSIGIYGTTALASLEANSSLTVGDGAIGIYAKGGNVNLNANSKITIGKTLGTNQEAVGVYYVGNGGTVNNNLTSFTIGKGSIGIVDAGTGSSTINNNLASVALPGDAVYTYTSNANSNVIGNTKITSSGNGNYGYYVAGNLTNNAGASMNFASGAGNVGIYSAYRAGGTGVARNAATITVGKTDLENELYSIGMAAGYTDTKNTSKNRVGHVINTGTINVGFDNSIGMYASGVGSIAENIGTINITGKKAIGMYLESGATGINRGNITIEATAQSAIAAYSTGKNTIFKNYGTITLKAPSSKGIVTANGAKDNVVAGTINAQNPSAERTKNIEGTAGGDKKFGDKTLSVPKGGLRNSTILDSKGNVITPAEIDVTTGTNLSVTDPGKLAKNMKVSQEHKDFGSVSRIGMYVDTSGVNFTNPIQGLQHLRGLQKADLIIGTEAAEYTNAKTVVVGKNILKRYNKAIEDSGLEKFDVITGSLTWAAVPRKLDGTGKIQSVVMTKVDYKEYAKNSTTPYNFLDGLEQRYDMNTLDSKEKRVFNKLNGIGKNEAILLSQAFDEMLGQQYANVQQRVQATGDILDKEFNYLRGEWRTASKDSNKIKTFGTRGEYNTDTAGIKDYKNHAYGVAYVHENEDIKLGRGVGWYTGIVHNTFKFKDIGNSKEQMLQAKVGLLKSVPFDDNNSLNWTISGDIFVGRNRMDRKFLVVDEVFHAKSKYYTYGIGIKNEIGKDFRLSEGFSVRPYAALNLEYGRTTKIKEKSGEVRLEVKQNDYFSVRPEIGAQLAFKHFFGVKALSTSVGVAYENELGRVANAKNKARVGYTSAGWYDLRGEKEDRRGNVKFDLNVGVDNQRVGVTANVGYDTKGQNLRGGLGLRVIF, from the coding sequence ATGTCATGGCAATTTGGAGCTAACTATATGTACAGCAAATGGAATGGGACATATAAAGGTAGAGGAGATAAAACTGAAAAATATCCATTTGAGGGGGTATTTACAAGAAGTACGAATGTTTTTGGTAGAGTAACATCAGCTAGAACAGCTGATCAAATAGCAACACTAAATTCAATAATAGCTGCAAATGGAGGATTTAATCCAAATGGAAATGGTTTAAATTACGGTTTAATAACAAGAGCAGCAATTATTGAAGATCCAATGTCAATAGAAGTAAGTGCTGGTATTAGACCTAAAAATATTCAAAAAGGTGCAATTACATTAAATGTACCACCAGTAAATGTGCAACCACCTGTACCAAGTGCTGCACCAGGGGTGCCAAATACACCAAGTGCACCAAATATTAATATACCTTCATTCTCTCCTGTTGCACCAAAAGTAGAAGCACCAGAAATACCAGCACCACCTACTTTTGCAGTAGTACTAGGAGCAGATTGTAATACAGCTTGTAGTGGAAATGAACAAAATACTAAATCTGGTTTTTTAACATCACCACAAAATAAGAGTAAGCAAAATATTCCTATTAGGGTAAGATATACATGGCCTAATAATAGAGGTGCTGAAAAGAGATATGCATTTAAGATGGACTTAGAAGAAAATTTAAACTGGGGAAGTCGTCCAGATACAATGTATTTCAACTCTTACAATTTTGGTTATAATGGTTTAGCAAATAGTGAATATGACAATGCTTTACAGGTTTCACAAGACGCAGATGGAGATAGAAATAATCAATACTTTTTTATAGGTGGATCTAGATTTATAGAGTTTGATAATAGAAATAGTGGAACATATGAAATACCATCTAGTAAAACAATACATTTAGGAGGAATTCTAAGTTTAGGATTTGTTGTACAAGATAATGGTATTACTGCTATAAATAGTGGAAAAATTACAGATAAAAGTGAAAAAGATGATAAATGGATAAAAGAAATGCCAACTACTCCAGGCAAAGATTATCTAGAAATTAAAGGACCTTCTTATGATCCAGCTAGACATGAAGAAACTGTATATAAAATCAAGAGAAGTAATGATGGTTATGTTGGCTATAAGGTAGGAATGGCTCAAGTTGAAGAAGATGGAGATAGTGGAAATGAATTTTATAACAAAGGAATACTAGAGTTTTATGGAGAGCGTTCAATAGGTATGTATAGTTATCTTCCAACACACACATCTCAAATAAAGCTTGTTAATAAGAAATTTATAATGATGAGTGGTAAAGAAAGTTATGGAATGCGTCTAAACTCTCATACAAATCCAACCGCTGAAATGTTAAATGATGTGGATGGAGTGATAACACTTAGAAAGAATCCAGATGGTAATGATAGAGCAGATAACTCAGCAGCTATGGCATTAATGGCAGATGCAAGTGTAAATAATAAAGTAAGTCTTGATGCAGGAAAAGCGGTAAATAAAGGAAAAATTAACTTACAAGATAATATTTCAAATGCACTAGGAATGTTTGTAAATATTGATTCAAATATGACAAACCAAGGTGAAATAAATATAAGTGCTTTAGCACAAAAAGATGGTAATGGTAAATATAAACCAAATGTAGGAATGAGAGCAGACCAAGTTGAATCTCAATATTCAACAGCTGCAAATTTTGATACAACTGTAATAAATGATAAAACTACTGGAGTAACAGGAAAAATTTCATTAACAGGCCAAGGGAATATTGGAATGCTTGCTAGTGGAAAAAATACAACAGGACCAAATGGAAAAGGGACTGCAACTGCAATAAATAAAGGTGAAATTAATATAGATAAAGGAACAGGGGCAGGAGCCGTTGTAGCAAAAGATAATTATGGTATGTTATCTATAAGTGAAGGTTCAGTAATAAATGAAGTAGATGGAAAAATCACTTTGGGAACTGCAACTGGTTCAGTAGGAATGGCAGCATTAAAAGAAACAAATAAACATTCTACTGCTGAAAATAAAGGTATTATTACAGTAAATGGTGCAAAATCAACAGGTGTATATAATACAGGACATTTTTTAATGAATAATCCAGGAGCAGAAATTAATGTAAAAGGTAACCAATCTATTGGATTATATGCTTATGGAACTGATGCAACACATACAAAAACTGAATTGAAGCAAGGAAAAGTGACAGCAGCTAACTCAGGAGTAGGTCTATACTCAGATAAGGCAACAGTCAATTTAGACAATAGTACAGGTAATTTAAAGTTAATAGCAAATGATGGAGGTTTATTGTTCTATAACTATGACTCTGGTGTTTCTGGAACTCCTGTAGCTAATGGAAAATTTAGATTAGTTGGAAGTAGAGATATTACTGCTACTATAAATAATGGAGGTTATGCTTTCTACTTAAAGAATACTACAATTCAAACTAATGGAAGCATAACAGGATTAGCAGCTTTCTTTAATAGTATGTTTGATAATACAAACAGTACAAAAAAAATTGATATAACTTTAAATCCAGGTGGAACTCTAATGATTTTGGATAAACCTACTGGAGGAAATATCAAATTAAGTAGTGTTGCTACAGCTTCAAGTATAGCTTCAAGTTTAGGAAATAGAGTAGCAATAAATAATGCTTCTACAAGATATAAAGTATATGCAGTGTATAGAGGAAAATTAGAAATAGATCAAAATGTTAACTTAAATAATGATTCAACAACTGCAAGTCCTGATGCTTTCTATAAAGTGGATTTCCGTTCATCTACTATGACATTAAATAGTGGAAAAACTGTAACAGGAACAAAAGGTGGGCAAGTAGCTTTATTCCAAGGAAACTATGATGAAGGTGGAACTTCAAAAGGAAAAGTTGGAGATATATCAGTAACTAACTTAGGAACAATAAAATTAACAGGAAATAGTATCACAACTGGACCAGCAGCTAGTAGAAAAACAACTACTGCTATGGCAGGGGACTTTATCACTTTAACAAATAAAGGAACTATTGAAGTAAGTGGAAACAATGGAGTAGGTATCTATGGTGCAGGTGGTTCTAAAGTAACAAATGCTCAAGGTGCATCTATTACTGTTGGACAAGAAGGAGTTGCTCTATATGGTGCAAATAGACTAGGAGGTTCTACATTAGGAGATAGAACTATTTCTGTAACAAATGCAGGTACACTAAAAGGTATAAATGGAAAAACAAAAGCATTTGGTATATTTGCTGAAAATACTTTAGCAGTTAATAAGTCTACTTTAACAAATAGTGGAACTATTGATTTTTCAAATTCACAACAAAGTATAGGAATTCATTCTGTAAATTCTACTGTATCAAATACAGGTAAAATAAATATGGGATTAAAAGGTGTTGCAGTAAATGCTAAAAATTCTAATATCACTTCATCAGGAGATATTACATTAGCAGGAAATGGTATAGCGTTTAACTTTAGTGGAGCATTTACAGGAAGAACATTAAATTTAACTTCTAAAGTAACATTAAATGGAAATGGAAACTCAATCTTTAACTTAAAAGATATGACATTTAGTTCAAGTGGTTCAAGCCTAACTGAAAATCTAAATATAGTATCAAATAACAAGAGTTTCTCATACTTCTCAATGGATAATTCAGTTTTAACTTATGATAAGAATAAAACATTTGCAGGAAATAAAGTAACATTAGTAAGTGCAAAGAATTCTACTGTTGATTGGAGAGGAAATTTAACATTAAGTGGACAAGAAAGTGTAGCTTTCTATCTAAATGGAAGAAAAGCAGGAACAGCTCCTGAATTAAAAACAGCAGCTGGAAAAACAATTACTCTAACAGGTAACAAGTCAGTTGGAGCTTATGGAGTAAATGGTGCAAGAATAGAAAACAATTCTAATATAACAGTTGGAGCTAATGGGGCAGCAATCTATTCAACAGGAGCAGCTGGAACATTAAAGAATACTGGAATATTAACTCTTGGAAAAAATTCAGTTGGAATGTATATGAAAGATGGAGCTTCACTTTCTCATACAGGTCAAATTAATTCAACACAAGCAGGAGCAAAAGGATTAGTTATAAATAGAGGAACAGCTGCTACTTGCACAAATAATGGTAAGATAAACTTAACTGGAACATCTTCAATAGGTATACATGCGGAAGGTGCAGCACATACTATAGATAACCGTAATGCAATAACAGTAGGAAACACTACTGGAAAAGATCAAAGTGTTGCTATTCACTTAAAAGATGGAGGAACAGTAAGAAACTTTAATACAATAAAAGCTGGAAATAAATCAATAGGTATCTATGGAACAACAGCATTAGCTAGCTTAGAAGCAAATTCATCACTAACAGTTGGAGATGGAGCAATAGGTATTTATGCAAAAGGTGGAAATGTAAACTTAAATGCAAACTCTAAGATAACAATAGGAAAAACATTAGGAACTAACCAAGAAGCAGTTGGAGTTTACTATGTTGGAAATGGAGGAACAGTTAATAATAATTTAACATCTTTCACTATTGGAAAAGGTTCTATTGGTATAGTTGATGCAGGAACAGGAAGCTCAACTATAAACAATAACTTAGCATCAGTAGCCTTACCTGGAGATGCAGTATACACTTATACATCTAATGCAAATTCAAATGTTATAGGAAATACTAAGATAACATCTTCTGGAAATGGAAACTATGGATATTATGTAGCTGGTAACTTAACAAATAATGCTGGTGCAAGCATGAACTTTGCTAGTGGAGCAGGAAATGTAGGAATATACAGTGCATATAGAGCTGGTGGAACAGGAGTTGCTAGAAATGCTGCAACTATAACAGTAGGTAAAACAGATTTAGAAAACGAATTATATAGTATAGGTATGGCAGCAGGATATACAGATACTAAAAATACAAGTAAAAATAGAGTAGGACATGTAATTAATACAGGAACTATTAATGTTGGATTTGATAATTCAATAGGAATGTATGCTTCAGGAGTAGGTTCAATTGCAGAAAATATAGGAACAATTAATATTACAGGTAAAAAAGCAATAGGAATGTACTTAGAAAGTGGAGCAACAGGAATCAATAGAGGAAATATTACTATAGAAGCAACAGCACAAAGTGCAATAGCAGCATACTCAACTGGTAAAAATACTATATTTAAAAACTATGGAACTATAACATTAAAAGCTCCTAGTTCAAAAGGTATAGTAACAGCAAATGGTGCAAAAGATAATGTTGTAGCAGGAACTATAAATGCTCAAAATCCTTCAGCAGAAAGAACTAAAAATATAGAAGGAACTGCAGGTGGAGATAAGAAATTTGGAGATAAAACTCTAAGTGTTCCAAAAGGTGGATTAAGAAACAGTACAATATTAGATTCAAAAGGTAATGTTATAACTCCAGCTGAAATAGATGTAACAACAGGAACTAATTTATCAGTAACAGATCCAGGAAAATTAGCTAAAAATATGAAAGTATCACAAGAACATAAAGATTTTGGTTCAGTATCAAGAATAGGTATGTATGTTGACACATCAGGAGTAAACTTTACTAATCCAATACAAGGTTTACAACATTTAAGAGGATTACAAAAAGCTGATTTAATAATTGGAACAGAAGCAGCAGAATACACTAATGCTAAAACAGTTGTTGTTGGAAAAAATATCTTAAAGAGATACAATAAAGCAATAGAAGATAGTGGACTAGAAAAATTTGATGTTATAACAGGTTCTCTAACTTGGGCAGCAGTACCAAGAAAACTAGATGGAACTGGAAAAATTCAATCTGTTGTAATGACAAAAGTAGACTATAAAGAATATGCTAAAAATAGTACTACTCCATATAATTTCTTAGATGGATTAGAACAAAGATATGATATGAATACACTTGATTCAAAAGAAAAGAGAGTATTTAATAAATTAAATGGAATAGGAAAGAATGAAGCTATCTTATTGTCACAAGCATTTGATGAAATGTTAGGACAACAATATGCAAATGTTCAACAAAGAGTACAAGCAACAGGAGATATCTTAGATAAAGAATTTAATTATCTAAGAGGTGAATGGAGAACAGCTTCAAAAGATTCAAATAAGATAAAGACATTTGGAACAAGAGGAGAATATAACACTGATACAGCTGGAATAAAAGATTATAAGAATCATGCATATGGAGTAGCTTATGTACATGAAAATGAAGATATTAAATTAGGAAGAGGTGTAGGATGGTACACAGGTATAGTACACAATACTTTCAAATTTAAAGATATAGGAAATTCAAAAGAACAAATGTTACAAGCAAAAGTAGGATTATTAAAATCAGTACCATTTGATGATAACAATAGTTTGAATTGGACAATATCAGGAGATATCTTTGTAGGACGTAATAGAATGGATAGAAAATTCTTAGTAGTTGATGAAGTATTCCATGCAAAATCTAAATACTATACTTATGGAATAGGAATAAAAAATGAAATAGGAAAAGACTTTAGATTAAGTGAAGGTTTCTCAGTAAGACCTTATGCAGCATTGAACTTAGAATATGGAAGAACAACTAAGATAAAAGAAAAATCAGGAGAAGTAAGATTAGAAGTTAAACAAAATGATTATTTCTCAGTAAGACCAGAAATAGGTGCACAATTAGCATTTAAACATTTCTTTGGAGTTAAAGCACTATCTACATCAGTAGGAGTAGCTTATGAAAATGAATTAGGAAGAGTAGCAAATGCTAAGAATAAAGCAAGAGTAGGTTACACATCAGCTGGATGGTATGATTTAAGAGGAGAAAAAGAAGACAGAAGAGGAAATGTTAAATTTGACTTGAATGTTGGAGTAGATAACCAAAGAGTTGGTGTAACAGCAAATGTGGGATATGATACTAAAGGACAAAACCTAAGAGGAGGTTTAGGACTAAGAGTTATATTCTAA
- a CDS encoding OmpA family protein, which yields MGKRKITTTIGIMLFLLVFSLPALAALTTTQMRENAIRINALELKNLDISTQVPKEMTIVLDERALNFDFDKSNVKAEYYDLLTNLKEFIEQNNYEVTIVGHTDSVGSNKYNFGLSRRRAESVKAKLIEFGLAEDRIAGLEAMGEEQPIATNETKEGRAQNRRVEFKLVQRENTPVVDENK from the coding sequence ATGGGAAAGAGAAAAATCACAACAACAATAGGAATAATGTTATTCTTATTAGTGTTTTCTTTACCAGCATTAGCAGCTTTAACAACAACTCAAATGCGTGAAAATGCGATAAGAATAAATGCATTAGAATTAAAGAATTTAGATATAAGCACACAAGTACCAAAAGAAATGACAATAGTATTAGATGAAAGAGCTTTAAACTTTGACTTTGATAAATCAAATGTAAAAGCAGAATACTATGATTTATTAACTAATTTAAAAGAATTCATAGAACAAAATAACTATGAAGTAACAATAGTAGGACATACAGATTCAGTAGGAAGCAACAAATATAACTTTGGACTTTCAAGAAGAAGAGCAGAAAGTGTAAAAGCAAAACTAATAGAATTTGGATTAGCAGAAGATAGAATAGCAGGATTAGAAGCAATGGGAGAAGAACAACCAATAGCAACTAATGAAACAAAAGAAGGAAGAGCTCAAAACAGAAGAGTTGAATTCAAACTAGTTCAAAGAGAAAATACTCCTGTAGTGGATGAAAATAAATAG
- a CDS encoding FAD-I family protein gives MKNKILFGTMLALLLVGSVSFADDDADKKRLLEEYDKMQAEKAKEAERLAKEQPQAVETTEVVAENGEVVATEGEQVAIAPKKAEKDMTESERMDVEVQRIKKRMLEINDKIENYNKTNEMIDNLEKNVGELERKVNY, from the coding sequence GTGAAGAATAAAATATTATTTGGAACAATGTTAGCATTACTATTAGTAGGCTCAGTTTCATTTGCAGATGATGATGCAGATAAGAAAAGATTATTAGAAGAATATGACAAAATGCAAGCAGAAAAAGCAAAAGAAGCAGAAAGACTTGCAAAAGAACAACCACAAGCAGTAGAAACAACAGAAGTTGTTGCAGAAAATGGAGAAGTAGTAGCAACAGAAGGAGAACAAGTTGCAATAGCTCCAAAGAAAGCAGAAAAAGATATGACAGAATCAGAAAGAATGGATGTAGAAGTACAAAGAATTAAGAAAAGAATGTTAGAAATAAATGATAAAATTGAAAATTACAATAAAACAAATGAAATGATAGACAACTTAGAAAAGAATGTTGGGGAATTAGAAAGAAAAGTAAATTACTAA
- a CDS encoding adhesion protein FadA: protein MKVKVLLSSMLLLGSLSYAAEVDSVAQEVMSEVKNIEAEYQALMQKEAERKEEFKQEKETLEKEVQELKERQLGREELYAKLKEDSKVRWHRDEYKKLVKRFDEYYNKLEQKIADKEQQIAELTKLLEVLN from the coding sequence ATGAAAGTAAAAGTTTTACTAAGCTCAATGTTATTACTAGGTTCATTATCTTATGCTGCAGAAGTAGATTCAGTAGCACAAGAAGTAATGTCTGAAGTAAAAAATATTGAAGCAGAATACCAAGCATTAATGCAAAAAGAAGCAGAAAGAAAAGAAGAATTTAAGCAAGAAAAAGAAACACTTGAAAAGGAAGTTCAAGAGTTAAAAGAAAGACAACTTGGAAGAGAAGAACTTTATGCTAAATTAAAAGAGGACTCAAAAGTAAGATGGCATAGAGATGAATACAAAAAATTAGTAAAAAGATTTGACGAATACTACAACAAACTAGAACAAAAAATTGCTGACAAAGAACAACAAATAGCAGAATTAACAAAATTATTAGAAGTATTAAACTAA
- a CDS encoding toxin-antitoxin system YwqK family antitoxin, with protein MKKGIILLTALIFTACVNLEDIVGNSGGEVKEIKTTDTNIKTSKNYEKRNGILYVDNVLANGKQEYKEKNGVIIKGNYREGLPDGIQEKYYPSGKIFGKINIINNKTEGTETNYYENGKTLSQLDYTQGKLISGKIYYENGDLLSKIEGKKITIFYSSGKKLFSMDKSDIAIYHENGKEVFSNSDDGIKINGEVAEKSLLDMFSKDNLLKTALYLLTSNTIQAEYKNGKPSVQLQGTTVVMYYPSGKILLELSPSLDGTVNSKIYYENGQLMQVEDRNKSGRNVKIYDKAGNLIADTTYSKEHEMRQIF; from the coding sequence AGAGGTTAAAGAGATTAAAACTACTGATACTAATATAAAAACAAGTAAAAATTATGAAAAAAGAAATGGTATCTTATATGTAGACAATGTTCTTGCTAATGGAAAACAAGAATATAAAGAGAAAAATGGAGTTATAATAAAAGGAAACTATAGAGAAGGCTTACCTGATGGGATACAAGAAAAATATTATCCTAGTGGTAAAATTTTTGGAAAAATTAATATCATAAATAATAAGACAGAAGGAACAGAAACTAATTATTATGAGAATGGGAAAACTCTTTCTCAGTTAGATTACACACAGGGCAAATTAATTTCTGGAAAAATATATTATGAAAATGGAGATTTACTTTCTAAAATTGAAGGCAAAAAAATAACTATTTTTTATTCCAGTGGGAAGAAATTGTTTAGTATGGATAAGTCAGATATAGCTATATATCATGAAAATGGGAAAGAGGTTTTTTCTAATTCAGATGATGGAATTAAAATAAATGGGGAAGTTGCAGAAAAATCACTTTTAGATATGTTTTCAAAAGACAATTTATTAAAAACAGCACTTTATTTATTAACTTCTAATACAATTCAAGCAGAATATAAAAATGGGAAACCTTCTGTACAATTACAAGGAACAACAGTAGTTATGTATTATCCAAGTGGTAAAATTTTATTAGAATTATCTCCAAGTTTAGATGGAACAGTGAATAGTAAAATATATTATGAGAATGGTCAATTAATGCAAGTAGAAGATAGAAATAAATCAGGTAGAAATGTAAAGATTTATGATAAAGCAGGGAATTTAATAGCTGATACTACTTATTCAAAAGAACATGAAATGAGACAAATATTTTAA